Proteins from a single region of Ailuropoda melanoleuca isolate Jingjing chromosome 15, ASM200744v2, whole genome shotgun sequence:
- the LOC117796311 gene encoding uncharacterized protein LOC117796311 — translation MTEQNCAWKYQPEEHRCGEKSCLCPYWSGFSKSDPCFHPRNHRLTLIQDDLTLRPFAGLRLHRPFFQRGHPHRLPGTHLLGPLSTPALDVSRVALLLGFLLWKQRVVHGPSPAFREESHQQGTGNYVKRVSDLPSGSFPSACPEALAAERFYCFLFSLLSWDSCNCIMHPNAVSVLANSLFLLTGGLCRYRRRGTPSCSRVGGSPVRLTTVGSGRSAPSHQTCYWQKQVHHGYKVCLRKEEGTIEQFHLHRGPQAVAQRPHPAEHLLL, via the exons ATGACAGAACAGAACTGCGCCTGGAAATACCAGCCTGAAGAACACAGGTGTGGGGAGAAGAGCTGCCTGTGTCCCTACTGGAGCGGTTTCAGCAAATCAGATCCCTGTTTCCACCCTAGAAACCaca GGCTCACCCTAATTCAGGATGACCTCACTTTGAGGCCCTTCGCTGGGCTACGTCTGCACAGACCCTTCTTCCAACGAGGCCACCCTCACAGGCTGCCGGGGACACACCTTCTGGGGCCTCTGTCCACCCCCGCACTGGATGTGAGCCGTGTGGCTCTGCTCCTTGGCTTCCTCCTCTGGAAACAGCGGGTTGTGCATGGTCCCAGCCCAGCTTTCAGGGAGGAAAGCCACCAGCAAGGGACTG GGAATTATGTCAAGAGAGTCTCCGATTTACCGTCTGGGAGCTTCCCAAGTGCCTGCCCCGAGGCCCTGGCAGCCGAGCGTTTTTATTGCTTCTTATTCTCCCTGCTGTCCTGGGATTCCTGCAATTGCATTATGCACCCGAATGCCGTTTCTGTGCTGGCAAACTCCTTGTTCCTCCTGACCGGCGGGCTCTGCAG GTACCGCCGCAGGGGGACGCCGAGCTGCTCACGTGTGGGAGGCAGCCCTGTGCGGTTGACAACTGTCGGCTCGGGGCGAAGTGCTCCCAGCCACCAGACCTGCTACTGGCAGAAGCAGGTGCACCATGGGTACAAAGTGTGTCTGCGCAAAGAGGAAGGTACAATTGAACAGTTTCATCTCCACCGGGGGCCCCAAGCTGTGGCCCAGAGGCCACATCCTGCTGAGCACCTGttgttgtaa